DNA sequence from the Coffea arabica cultivar ET-39 chromosome 11c, Coffea Arabica ET-39 HiFi, whole genome shotgun sequence genome:
GGCATTATGATGTCAGATACTATATGGTGACAGGGATTATTGAAGGGCATTGAGCAGGGTAATAATTTATCACAAGTATACCCAGAGTATGGGTTGTGGAGTATAAGATTTTTGCTATAGCCTTTTTTTGGAGTTTTGGGACTTTTCGCTAAAACTATtgccttttttattttcctgtaaaGTTAATGACTAGTTCCCTTTCTGATTAGTTTGTCATCCAAAATATAATGCTGTAACTACTAACTGTCTCATAGTTATCAATGGTGCACTAAGCGCATCCCTACGCCCAGAGGCACAGCAAGGCGCGATTTTGTTTCTGATTAGACGATTGTTCAAAAGTTCGTGTGCCTTTGGGGCGCAGTGGTGAAAGACTCTTAAGTGCTCTCTTTTTCATTTCCTGTGGTTTGTTGATTTACAAAATTTGAAGTTATATGTTTTTTATTGACTCTGGAATTAGTGGTGGTTGGACTATATTATGACTCAGAAGATAATGTGGAGATTGGAGATGGAGATGATTTTGGCAATAATTATTTATAAATTTCTAACTattatccctttttgtcatgCTTAATCTTCTTATTTTGTGTTGATGCGCTTTCTTTTTGTGATTATGTTAGTTTCATATATATTTATGATTCTTGTCGTAATTTGCTTATTCTTTTGTGCTGGACATTGATGTccttttaataaatgataaaatgttgCATATGCATATTTTTCTACTATATATGATTGTGTTCACACCTGTGCCTTGTGCTTAAGCTTCAGGGGGCCATAATGCTTAGATGTGCCTTGCACTTGAAATAACTGCAATACGTTTTGTAGTTGTTCCTGCTTAGTTTCAGCTCTTGGAAGTCAAGATGTATTAAATGATGGTATATTGTGTGTCAAAGATGAACTTTTTTCCATATCGGAGCATATAGACATAACTTGCTGTCTCTTAGTCTTGTGTTACTTTGAGAGTCCATGTTTTCTTCTATTGATTCCTGGTTACATGTTTATAACTGCATCCTGTAATTCAATTTAGCCTTAAAGATAGGGCATCCAGGCTTTCTGCAAGCTATGTGATCCTAAATTGTATCTTGAATCACAGGTGTCCAAACATCTGAGACGTTACCATGTCTTCATCTTCCCTGCCAGCTACCACTGCTGCACTTACACAAGCTTCTGAAGCCACTAGCCCTTCTGAGGCCATTTCTATCTATTACCAGATACTTGCCAACCCTTCATCTTCTCCAGAGGCCCTAAGAATAAAGGAGCAGGCCATCTCCAATCTCTCTGATCTGCTTAGGCAGGAAAATAGGGCAGAGGAACTTAAGAACCTTCTGACCCAACTTCGGCCCTTCTTTTCCTTGATCCCCAAAGCAAAAACTGCAAAAATTGTTCGTGGAATTGTTGATACGGTGGCCAAAATACCTGGTACATCTGATCTTCAGATTGCCCTATGCAAGGAAATTGTGCAATGGACGCGTGATGAGAAGCGAACTTTCCTTCGTCAGCGCATTGAGGCAAAACTCGCAGCTCTTTTGATGGAGAACAAGGAGTATTCTGAAGCTTTGGCTCTCCTTTCTGGACTAATCAAGGAGGTGAGAAGATTAGATGACAAGCTGCTTCTTGTGGAGATTGACTTGCTAGAGAGCAAGCTTCATTTCTCTTTGAGGAATCTTCCTAAAGCCAAAGCTGCACTTACAGCTGCAAGAACAGCAGCAAATGCTATTTATGTTCCTCCAGCACAGCAGGGCACGATTGATCTGCAGAGTGGGATTCTCCATGCTGAGGAAAAAGATTATAAGACTGCTTACAGTTACTTCTATGAGGCATTTGAAGCTTTCAATGCCCTTGAAGATCCCCAGGCCATATATAGCCTAAAGTACATGCTGCTGTGTAAAATCATGGTCAGCCAGGCTGATGATGTGGCAGGAATAATATCATCCCCCAAGGTGGGCTTGCAGTATCAGGGCCCAGAACTTGATGCAATGAAAGCAGTTGCTGATGCTCATTCAAAACGCTCTCTTAAGCTCTTTGAGACTGCACTTCGGAACTTTAGGGCCCAGTTAGAGGGAGATCCTATTGTTCACAGGCACCTCTCATCACTGTATGACACTTTGTTGGAGCAGAACCTTTGCCGGTTGATTGAGCCTTTCTCTCGGGTTGAAATAGCTCACATTGCTGAATTGATTGAGTTGCCGGCTGAACATGTTGAGAAGAAATTATCTCAGATGATTCTGGATAAGAAGTTTGCGGGCACTCTGGACCAGGGGGCTGGATGCCTTGTAATTTTTGATGACCCAAAGACAGATGCTATATACCCAGCTACATTGGAAACTATTGAGAATATGGGCAAGGTGGTTGACAGTTTGTTTGTGAGATCTGCCAAGATAATGGCTTGATGCCCTCCTCTGCATTCCCTCTTTGCCGTTCTCTCTACCGAGTCCATGTTTGAATTTTGTGTCCGTTTCACTACATTTTTAAGATGGTTCAGTTTATTCCTACAATGTTGTATCATCAGAACTGTTGCCAGATTTGTGTCCCTTTCGCTACTTTTTTTAAGATGGTTCAGTTTATTCACTTTACATCAGGACTCTTGGCAGATTTGGTCAGGGTGATGGATTTATTATTTGCATCTTTGTACTCTATTAGGTGTGTTTAGTTGTTGAACATTTTGGTATTCCTATTTGTTGAAGGGGAAAGTATTTAAGGGCAAAATGTAGAATAGTTCCACGTGGTTAAGTCAACCTACAAAAAAGTTCCTTATGATTTCAAAACGTGCATGAGGTCCACAGGTATCAAAACGTGCATAAGTGGTTAGGGGAGGGGTAGGGGCTTTCCGTCTCACATCGAAAGATCGTGGGATAGTTATTCTGGGTTTAAGGTTCACAAGTATCTTGTTTTGAACATGGTTGCTTTGTGGGTTCTCCTTAGATTGTCCTTTGGGCCGTTCTTTGATGACTCTTTGAATATTAATTT
Encoded proteins:
- the LOC113716832 gene encoding 26S proteasome non-ATPase regulatory subunit 11 homolog; protein product: MSSSSLPATTAALTQASEATSPSEAISIYYQILANPSSSPEALRIKEQAISNLSDLLRQENRAEELKNLLTQLRPFFSLIPKAKTAKIVRGIVDTVAKIPGTSDLQIALCKEIVQWTRDEKRTFLRQRIEAKLAALLMENKEYSEALALLSGLIKEVRRLDDKLLLVEIDLLESKLHFSLRNLPKAKAALTAARTAANAIYVPPAQQGTIDLQSGILHAEEKDYKTAYSYFYEAFEAFNALEDPQAIYSLKYMLLCKIMVSQADDVAGIISSPKVGLQYQGPELDAMKAVADAHSKRSLKLFETALRNFRAQLEGDPIVHRHLSSLYDTLLEQNLCRLIEPFSRVEIAHIAELIELPAEHVEKKLSQMILDKKFAGTLDQGAGCLVIFDDPKTDAIYPATLETIENMGKVVDSLFVRSAKIMA